Genomic segment of Panicum virgatum strain AP13 chromosome 9N, P.virgatum_v5, whole genome shotgun sequence:
acttcttcttcttcttttgttttttttgcaaaacgcGGTATAAGCGTCTTCCCAGCTCACTTCAACTATAACTGAGAAATCAAATTAAAGTTGTATGGTGTTCGGTCCATTGGCTTGTTTCATTTTGTTAGGACAACAcactttgactaataatttcTCTATTAATATAGGATTCTTAACACAAACGTGATGTTATTAGACTCGTATTAAAAATACTTTAATACTCCTCCGGTCACTATTAGTTGACTTTAAATTAGGAAAAATTAAAACTAGTTTCTAGTCTTTAAAATCCAGTCTTTTCTTTTGTCCTAAACATACGTCAGGTACGGTGATACTGACTGAGGGCGTATGAATATATTATCACATCAATTGTTGGTTAAATCCTAGTATTGACAACGCAAATAAAATACGTCTTGTTAAAACAAACAGTGAGTACTATCTACATTAGCGATCTTGGTGAATACAAATGGCCTTTTCTCTGTATTATTCAagtactagtctatcaacccgtgctcccgcacaggctaattagaattaatataagatTGAGATCAATAATTATAGTTATCTATCTCACAtcctttttcatctattaaatattctaacacatactctaaaatatatatttatcattatctaattacaatagattttattttgcatcacacctccatatgtattccatatatatttagtcaaactatttgtttgtgaattggtattcttatctcttccatcatacatgtatatatggtgacatatatcgtgggtagtaCTTTTATATGAAcgataatataaataataaattaataatgatagaaatagtaattttagaattttatatcgGTGCacctataattatataatttataatttataatttatattcatatttaggagtaatttaacttctaataataatgacataattggataatttatgtGCAAAATTAGGGggatatttgtattatttttataatgacataggtgggtaatttacataaagattagggggttactttagatttttagatttttttataatggcaaaggtgggtaatttagatacatgtttagggggttactttagtgtattttcataatggcagaggtgggtaatttattagaagagATACAAatccgatggttattataattagatttgttagattgatggctggatatttctgatttttgtgagaatttataagatttctctcttttttttagagtgtccacttaGGATCCTAGGCGGCTTCATGTGAAGAATATACGTAGGCATGTACCCATAAAATACAACGATTCTTAAATCTCAATCCATGAGAAGAATATATCAACGGCTGCATGTTTTTGTACTCAGCACATGTACATAGACGAGTGCGCAAGGCCAGAAAGACCTAGTCGATCGATCGGGACCTATCATTCACACCACAGCATCAGAATTgaaaatcagcagcagcagcggtatATATCTGTAGGGGTGTTAATTAATTGGTGACACTTAGATGCACCTCCAAcactttttagttcaaaattttgtactacttctttAAAATGATATCTCAATttgaaaaattagtacaaaagtTTGAACTAaatagggttggaggtgcacctaagaatCATCAATCAACAGCCCCATGTATCTGCTGGCTGATGACGCATAGCCGTGTCAAATAAATACGCAGCCACGCACACTCATCTGATCATGAATGGTGAGCAGTAGTAGATAACCGATCATTAATCTGAACGATGTGTCATAACAGTAACATTACTAAAAGTTACTTTTTATCCCTTAATTGCACGGCGGCAATCAGAAAATCGATCGTAGTATGCACATGTGCGTGCGACACCGTACCGGTCGTCGTCCTattgccggcggccggcgaacaCAACTGATGCAACAGTTTGCACATTTGTGTCAAGCCAGCTGCTACAAATCGGCCGGGAGCCCACACCATCATCAGCTGCTAGAGAAGGAACGAAGCTATATATCTAGACACGGCGTGCAGGAGCAGCAGCCTGCTGCAGTTTATTGCTTCTCCTTGCTAGCAGCACGGAGGGGAGCAGGGCATGGCAGAACTCCTCAGCTGCGCAACCTCACGATCGACGGGTACGATTAAAGCGTCGCCtccgagaaaaaaaaactgaaaaaagaagaagaaaaaaaaggttctGTCCATTATCCTGCCACGACGGCCGATGGACGATCCGCCACGAGCAGAGATATTTCCCCCACGCCTGCATCCCATCATTGATCATGCCCGTCAAGTGTCAACACGCAATTGCTGATCGAACGACGACGACTGCGGCCGAGATCACATTCCCGTCCGTCCATCCGTGGATCGGAGGAGCTGagctagctagtagctagcTTCCGCCTCCGCTAGACCGCTACAGCTAGTAGAGGATCCCAGTGGGCTGCCTGAGAGCGACATGCATGCTCAGAGCTCAAGCCCTATCATTCGTCGCCCCGTGGGCCCCACCCCACCCCGGCCCTCTCCACATCGAGCGATCGATCCCCCTCGCTCTCGATCGCGCGCCTTCTCTCTTGCTTCTCCCCACCGGCCGGCCTCGAGCGAGCTACTAGTTGAATGCTAGATGCCTCCTCATCTTCCTCCTTAAGAAACCTTGCTGTGCCTGGGGCGGCCTGTGTTGCTCTtcccaacctttcccctccctatCTCATGTACACATGATGCCTACTCATCGGCACATACAGATACAGTGCCTTTGCTGAAAATCTTGCAAACCGCATACACCAGAACAAGGCAGCAGCAACCTCCAAGTGCTCCCGAGCTAGATAGATCCCAACCTTCACTATCTTTGATCGCCAATCCTCTCGAAATAGCACTCCAAATCTAGCAGCCAATCCAATCATCTGCTGTCCTAGCTAGTTCAACTGATCAGTCGTATCCCCATATAATATTGAGCTAATCTTACCCAAACCCCTTCTGGCTTCATATAGTACCGTTACATACCTCCAGATCCCAGCCCGAAGTAGCATACTAGTCAAAGTCAACAGCTACAGCAGCCGGAGCGCGGGAGCGGGGAGAGCCCCGGCCCCATGGAGTTCACGCCCGCGCACGGCGGGGTCGAGGATTCCGAgagggctcgcggcggcggcggcggcccggcgtggGTGGAGAAGGAGCACATGTTCGAGAAGGTGGTGACCCCCAGCGATGTGGGGAAGCTCAACCGCCTGGTCATCCCCAAGCAGCACGCGGAGCGCTACTTCCCCGCGCTggacgcgtcggcggcggccgcggcgggcgccggcAAGGGGCTGGTGCTCAGCTTCGAGGACCGGGCGGGGAAGGCGTGGCGGTTCCGGTACTCGTACTGGAACAGCAGCCAGAGCTACGTGATGACCAAGGGATGGAGCCGCTTCGTCAAGGAGAAGCGCCTCGGAGCCGGGGACACCGTCCTGTTCTTGCGCGGCGCCGGCCAgggccccgcgcgcgcccgcctcTTCATCGActtccgccggcgccgccaggaCCTCGCGTTCCTGCAGCCGCCGCTGGCGTCGGCGCAGCGCTTCTTGCCGCTCTCGTCCGTGCCCATCTGCCCGTGGCAGGACTACAGCGCGTACGGCGCCTCCGCTCCGGCGCCCAGCAGCCGGCACGTGCTCTTCCTGCGCCCGCAGGTGCCGGCCGCCGTGGTGCTCACGTCGGTGCCTGTGAGCGTCGCGGCATCCACGGTGGAGGCGACAAGGTCGAAGCGCGTCCGCCTGTTCGGGGTGAACCTCGACTGCCCGCAGGACGGTGAAGACGGTGCCAGAGTCACCCGGACGGCGTCGGCGCTGGTGCAGCTGCCCTCGCCATCGTCGTCAACATCCTCCTCGACGGCAGGGAAGGATGCGTGCTGTTTGGATCTTGGACTGTGAAGAGAACCAACAGCTAGCACAGAAGGGGAGAAATTGAGACCAGCAACGACGCACTGACACGCGAACTGATCAAGATCAGGGCATTGGGTGGAGCAGCTGGTGGTATATAGCTCCAGTACTGCATCTGCATGTATAATTGATGATGGATTACTATTTCTTGATGATATCTTGCTCATAT
This window contains:
- the LOC120687652 gene encoding putative B3 domain-containing protein Os10g0537100, which translates into the protein MEFTPAHGGVEDSERARGGGGGPAWVEKEHMFEKVVTPSDVGKLNRLVIPKQHAERYFPALDASAAAAAGAGKGLVLSFEDRAGKAWRFRYSYWNSSQSYVMTKGWSRFVKEKRLGAGDTVLFLRGAGQGPARARLFIDFRRRRQDLAFLQPPLASAQRFLPLSSVPICPWQDYSAYGASAPAPSSRHVLFLRPQVPAAVVLTSVPVSVAASTVEATRSKRVRLFGVNLDCPQDGEDGARVTRTASALVQLPSPSSSTSSSTAGKDACCLDLGL